A genomic stretch from Clavelina lepadiformis chromosome 5, kaClaLepa1.1, whole genome shotgun sequence includes:
- the LOC143459236 gene encoding phospholipid phosphatase 2-like: MNSLKKGLLKVLADAFCLFVFVIPLWVYNLLDVVPLTRLGFFCNDDGIRYPYHPSSVSSAAMMVSGFVIMLMLGLFVEIFLLQRNKHLSVPTQPFHPLVVAIYRLAGYFIVGASINQFLTDVGKQAVGRPRPHFIDVCQPSVVCTDANRHVYIENYTCLRTSHPLIPAHDFTKRILDARKSFPSGHASFSLYVTVFMVIYLEFRMRSQNTRIVRHLVQAGIMAWGLWICCTRITDFKHRYSDVAAGILLGSAVASFTAYLYIRSCNSKIRKAHFIDPESNIGTCGQNGLHNPADHSTSLGNHLDTALTGLEENRE, from the exons atgaatTCACTAAAGAAAGGATTGCTCAAAGTTCTAGCTGATGCCTTCTGTCTGTTTGTTT TTGTTATTCCGTTGTGGGTTTACAATTTGCTGGACGTCGTGCCTCTCACTAGGCTCGGCTTCTTTTGCAACGACGACGGGATTCGATATCCGTACCACCCCAGCAGTGTGTCCTCGGCCGCCATGATGGTGTCCGGCTTCGTCATAATGCTCATGTTG gggctctttgttgaaatatttttgcttcaaaGAAATAAGCACCTGTCCGTCCCCACCCAGCCATTCCACCCACTAGTGGTCGCTATTTACAGGCTTGCTG GTTATTTCATTGTGGGCGCGTCAATCAACCAATTCTTGACCGATGTTGGAAAACAAGCCGTCGGTCGTCCACGTCCACATTTCATCGATGTTTGCCAGCCGAGTGTTGTGTGCACTGATGCGAATCGGCATGTTTACATTGAAAATTACACCTGTCTCCGCACATCGCACCCCCTTATCCCCGCTCACGATTTCACGAAACGCATACTGGACGCCAG GAAGTCGTTTCCTTCAGGACATGCTTCCTTCTCCCTCTATGTGACTGTCTTCATGGTT ATTTATCTTGAATTTCGAATGAGGTCGCAAAACACGCGTATAGTGCGACACCTAGTGCAAGCGGGCATCATGGCGTGGGGGCTGTGGATATGCTGCACAAGGATCACCGACTTCAAACACCGATATTCCGACGTGGCGGCTGGCATCCTGCTTGGAAGCGCCGTGGCTTCATTCACG gctTATCTCTACATTCGCTCATGCAACTCCAAGATCAGGAAAGCCCACTTCATTGACCCCGAGTCGAATATTGGAACCTGCGGGCAAAACGGCCTTCATAACCCGGCAGATCATTCAACATCGCTCGGGAATCATTTGGACACTGCGTTGACTGGGCTTGAGGAAAATCGCGAGTAA
- the LOC143459238 gene encoding uncharacterized protein LOC143459238, protein MFVVLVTATTWVLFWRESRKTLKAKENKINLETIAGKSTRREEREMRRKSSTDRRERRAWTSCSRTRTENLTEIIVFMVTSFTACVLPFLAVQADSISPKEGELEHLKKYGRHLEEDHQPTLYSSSSTASATTSSTASGMS, encoded by the exons ATGTTCGTTGTCTTGGTAACCGCCACCACGTGGGTGCTCTTCTGGCGGGAGAGTAGGAAGACGTTGAAAGCGaaggaaaacaaaatcaatttgGAGACAATCGCCGGAAAGTCGACGCGGCGG GAGGAGAGAGAGATGAGAAGAAAATCTTCCACCGACCGACGAGAAAGAAGAGCATGGACATCTTGTTCACGGACGAGGACAGAGAACTTGACCGAGATCATTGTGTTCATGGTCACCTCTTTCACTGCTTGCGTGCTCCCTTTCCTGGCCGTGCAAGCAGACAGCATATCGCCGAAAGAGGGCGAGCTGGAGCACTTAAAGAA GTACGGGAGGCACTTGGAGGAAGATCACCAGCCCACGCTCTACTCCTCTTCTTCAACAGCCTCTGCAACTACGTCATCTACAGCTTCCGGGATGAGCTGA